In Carassius auratus strain Wakin chromosome 49, ASM336829v1, whole genome shotgun sequence, one DNA window encodes the following:
- the LOC113066319 gene encoding tubulin beta-5 chain isoform X2, translating to MGTLLISKIREEYPDRIMNTFSVMPSPKVSDTVVEPYNATLSVHQLVENTDETYCIDNEALYDICFRTLKLTTPTYGDLNHLVSATMSGVTTSLRFPGQLNADLRKLAVNMVPFPRLHFFIPGFAPLTARGSQQYRSLTVPELTQQMFDAKNMMAACDPRHGRYLTVATVFRGPMSMKEVDEQMLAIQNKNSSYFVEWIPNNVKVAVCDIPPKGLKMASTFIGNSTAIQELFKRISEQFSAMFKRKAFLHWFTGEGMDEMEFTEAESNMNDLVSEYQQYQEATANDGEEAFEDDEEEVNE from the coding sequence ATGGGGACTCTTCTGATCAGCAAGATCCGAGAGGAGTATCCAGACCGCATCATGAACACCTTCAGCGTCATGCCTTCACCCAAAGTGTCCGATACGGTGGTGGAGCCCTACAACGCCACACTGTCGGTGCATCAGCTGGTGGAAAACACAGATGAAACGTACTGCATCGATAACGAGGCGCTGTACGATATCTGCTTCCGCACGCTCAAGCTCACCACACCCACGTACGGCGATCTCAATCACTTAGTGTCGGCGACTATGAGTGGCGTCACCACTTCGCTACGGTTCCCCGGACAGCTGAACGCAGATCTGCGCAAGCTAGCGGTCAACATGGTGCCTTTCCCTCGCCTTCACTTCTTCATACCCGGCTTCGCGCCGTTGACCGCAAGAGGAAGTCAACAGTATCGCTCGCTCACCGTGCCTGAACTCACACAGCAGATGTTTGACGCCAAGAACATGATGGCCGCTTGTGACCCAAGGCATGGGCGGTACCTCACGGTGGCCACCGTTTTCCGTGGCCCCATGTCTATGAAGGAAGTCGATGAGCAGATGTTGGCCATTCAGAACAAGAACAGCAGCTATTTCGTAGAGTGGATCCCCAACAACGTTAAAGTGGCGGTGTGCGATATCCCACCCAAGGGACTGAAGATGGCCTCCACTTTTATCGGCAACAGCACGGCCATCCAGGAGCTCTTCAAACGCATTTCCGAGCAGTTTTCGGCAATGTTCAAACGCAAGGCCTTCCTGCATTGGTTCACTGGCGAAGGAATGGATGAGATGGAGTTCACCGAGGCCGAGAGCAATATGAACGACCTGGTGTCGGAGTATCAGCAGTACCAGGAGGCTACGGCCAATGATGGCGAGGAAGCATTTGAGGATGACGAGGAAGAGGTGAACGAGTGA
- the LOC113066319 gene encoding tubulin beta-5 chain isoform X1: MREIVHIQAGQCGNQIGTKFWEVISDEHGIDAAGNYVGDSALQLDRINVYYNEASSHKYVPRAILVDLEPGTMDSVRSGAFGQLYRPDNFIFGQTGAGNNWAKGHYTEGAELVDSVLDVVRKECEHCDCLQGFQLTHSLGGGTGSGMGTLLISKIREEYPDRIMNTFSVMPSPKVSDTVVEPYNATLSVHQLVENTDETYCIDNEALYDICFRTLKLTTPTYGDLNHLVSATMSGVTTSLRFPGQLNADLRKLAVNMVPFPRLHFFIPGFAPLTARGSQQYRSLTVPELTQQMFDAKNMMAACDPRHGRYLTVATVFRGPMSMKEVDEQMLAIQNKNSSYFVEWIPNNVKVAVCDIPPKGLKMASTFIGNSTAIQELFKRISEQFSAMFKRKAFLHWFTGEGMDEMEFTEAESNMNDLVSEYQQYQEATANDGEEAFEDDEEEVNE; the protein is encoded by the exons ATGAGGGAGATCGTTCACATTCAAGCCGGACAGTGCGGCAATCAGATCGGAACAAAG TTCTGGGAAGTCATCAGTGACGAGCACGGCATCGATGCAGCCGGCAACTACGTGGGTGACTCTGCGCTGCAGCTTGACAGAATTAATGTATACTACAACGAGGCGtcct ctCACAAGTATGTTCCCAGAGCCATACTTGTGGACCTGGAGCCTGGAACTATGGACAGTGTTCGTTCTGGGGCATTTGGACAGCTCTATCGACCAGATAACTTCATTTTTG GACAGACAGGTGCAGGAAACAACTGGGCCAAGGGCCACTACACGGAAGGAGCCGAGCTGGTGGACTCTGTCCTGGATGTGGTCAGGAAGGAGTGTGAGCACTGTGATTGTCTGCAGGGCTTCCAGCTCACACACTCCCTCGGCGGAGGAACCGGATCGGGAATGGGGACTCTTCTGATCAGCAAGATCCGAGAGGAGTATCCAGACCGCATCATGAACACCTTCAGCGTCATGCCTTCACCCAAAGTGTCCGATACGGTGGTGGAGCCCTACAACGCCACACTGTCGGTGCATCAGCTGGTGGAAAACACAGATGAAACGTACTGCATCGATAACGAGGCGCTGTACGATATCTGCTTCCGCACGCTCAAGCTCACCACACCCACGTACGGCGATCTCAATCACTTAGTGTCGGCGACTATGAGTGGCGTCACCACTTCGCTACGGTTCCCCGGACAGCTGAACGCAGATCTGCGCAAGCTAGCGGTCAACATGGTGCCTTTCCCTCGCCTTCACTTCTTCATACCCGGCTTCGCGCCGTTGACCGCAAGAGGAAGTCAACAGTATCGCTCGCTCACCGTGCCTGAACTCACACAGCAGATGTTTGACGCCAAGAACATGATGGCCGCTTGTGACCCAAGGCATGGGCGGTACCTCACGGTGGCCACCGTTTTCCGTGGCCCCATGTCTATGAAGGAAGTCGATGAGCAGATGTTGGCCATTCAGAACAAGAACAGCAGCTATTTCGTAGAGTGGATCCCCAACAACGTTAAAGTGGCGGTGTGCGATATCCCACCCAAGGGACTGAAGATGGCCTCCACTTTTATCGGCAACAGCACGGCCATCCAGGAGCTCTTCAAACGCATTTCCGAGCAGTTTTCGGCAATGTTCAAACGCAAGGCCTTCCTGCATTGGTTCACTGGCGAAGGAATGGATGAGATGGAGTTCACCGAGGCCGAGAGCAATATGAACGACCTGGTGTCGGAGTATCAGCAGTACCAGGAGGCTACGGCCAATGATGGCGAGGAAGCATTTGAGGATGACGAGGAAGAGGTGAACGAGTGA